TAATTGAATGGGTAAGAtatgttaaataaaaaaatatcaacatgacattaaaaataataatgatcgAATAAATAATAGAGAGAATATTAATAGATCTTGCGAGTCGAGAGATGTTTTTTCTTTCACCCTCTtaatttattccaaatttcCCGAATAAGGACATGAGAAATGTGCAAATGAATAAACTGGTACTTGTAacaattatactaaaaaagaaaaaatgtattGTCAAAAGATAAGTGGGATTAATGAACACCTAATCCTCCATTAAACATTATTTGTCAATACTGAGCCCACGCGTTTCTATAGTTGACTCTTTGACTTCAAACACAGTTTGAAATTGCCATCATTTTTTGACCttcaattagtttttttatcttttattattattattattattgctttctttcattttcacaAAAAGACATTAGACAGTAGACGGTTTAATGACCTGGATATtgcaattttaaaagaaaatggctaaaaccaaattcttttgaaaaaaaattaaaaaaaaaaaaaaaaaaagacgctCTTACACctactagattttttttttaaatttatttttatcatatcTGGGCTGGAAGAATAAAATTATCTTAAACGTATACTCAATTACTTAGATTGGCACTAAATGATGTTGACTTGGctatgaaaaatataaagctCTAATTTTTGGGAACTATATCATTATTTTATGTCTTTAACTTGGACTGATATTGAACTTATTTGATTATTAGGGTTTACTGTTCCAACATGGAGAATATTGCATTTCAATAatttgttgtttcttttatacatTAAGAGAATGGCTTAAACCCTATTTTGATGTTTGAATTTTGAttcttattctattttggtctttatatttttaaaaatgttcattCTAGTCCTTAAACTTAATTACTTATTATGGTCCTTGCTATTAAAagggaaaatatatttttgattCCTAGGTTTTGGATCTAGTTTATGTTTGGTtcttatgttttcaaatgttacatatctagtccttaagttttgagtattattttaatttagtccctaagtttcaaaatgttatagttatactcttgagatttgagttttgttgcaaatttggtctctaagtttcaagattttatatttttaacatgagaccaaactaaaataaaactcaaatgtcaaaggtaagattgtaacattttgaaactcaGAGACTAAACTGAAACCAAATTCAAGACTTAACAaataaatgtgtaacatttgaaACCCAGGGATTGAATAGAAACTAGACCCAAAACCTAAGGACCAAAAAGATATATTtccctaaaattttattaactcTTACACAAAAAGGTgagataacttgtatttttggaTGATTAGGTTGTTAAACAAGTTAATCAAGCTAAAAAACCTaaggtttcaattttgaattaggtggtaaatcaatttttatagGAGATCTCAAAAGTCACTGAATTCAAGATTTTACTATTCATTATTTGGGCTCATCGgtcattaatattttatttcatcttcatcttgctCAACTCATGTTAGATGCAATTTCAttctttaacatattttatcctTAAAAGTTAACAGAATTTTGACAACATAgatcaaaataaacactttgaaAACTTAAGAAGtgtttaaaagtttagaaaatagAATAGAACAAGATTCAAATCTAGACaacaaaatagtttttaaaccTAGAGAAATTGATGGATTGGTGCAAACAAGGACATGAAACATTTGAACAATGTATACTTCTACCCATCGAGAGCAACCAACcacaataaaattttcaatatatgatgACTTTGGCATATGGAATATCACCAAATAACATTTGTATTTTGTCTGATTGTTTTTaaagaaattcttataaatagaaaaatcttaaaaatatttactttttactataaaagtTTCGAAAGTgcaagtttttattattttttagatagTTTAATTCACTAATTGCTTGAACGAGAATGGACAACGTTGGTTTGTTAATAATTGACACACACTTGAAGTAACTATTGGTTTTAGTTCATAAGTGGATAAAAATTGTTGTTGTCGTAATCAGGATAACATAATACTCTCTATTTAATTCCATCCAATTAAACTCTACTCAATTATACCTGCCAAGTCCCGAACTATGCTAGTAACTAGCTTCTCTCTTAAATGATGCCACCCGTATGAAATTATTATTTCTCAACAAAATACAAGCAACAaccaaatttaacaacttcttttttttcttggtATTTTGTAACTGTCTGAGTTATTGTCCCTTCATTTATGGCCCATAGTTACAAATTGACGTTTCAAAATTGCTCTCATTACATCGTGCGAAAATGCTAATTAACTTTCTTCCTCTCTTCATCTTAAAAAAGGATGATAatcaatgttttcttttttttaagaaaacaattgGATTAtctaagtaacttttaaaagtgAATCTCTAGAagttaattgattaaaaaaaattagaaatttgaaaacaaggttgtattttatgttttcaaatatgtgtTAGATATAGGATTTTAATCTAAAAGATGTATTTCATACTATATTCATAAACCATAAAATCAGTTGTAATTACTtactaaatattagttgataaaatttatttatgaacttgatttatgtttaaaaaaattgtataattattattttttaatattatataatttataatacatattttaatttttttaaaaaattaagtttatacaATGACACGATGTATTTTTAAGTAAATTttggataaaaaataaaaaattgatttcaaaatttgcaCAACGTAAATGATGGATTCcaaaaaatggttttaaaaaacaGAATAGGAGttgttgatttattttaattgaataaatacgaaaacataaaagaaaaatggaatacGAACCAAAGAGAGTCTGACATTGGAAGTTTGAAAAAAGAGCGTAAGGTTAATAATTGTATGAAAAGGTAAGTGGTGGGTATTATTAAATGGTGTGAGAGGGAGAGAGGCAGTTTGGAGAAAAAAACAAAGGAGGTGCTGATTTTGCATTCAAGTCACAACCCGCATTTCAACACTCAAAAGTCGGTGAtgcataaaaatttaaatacaacaCCCATCGCATGGTATCCTCGTAGCCACCGACACAACGCTTTCCCATCTTCTATAACTGACAAAATCCACATCTCCAATTCACCAATTCACCAATTCACTCACTCTATTCTCAATAATTTACCATTCCCAATGGGCCCTCAAAACTAACTTCCTTTTATTTCTATCTCCACTTAATTAATATACCATATCACGGATTCCATGGCTTCGAATCTTACACTACCAAAACCCAAAGAAAAtaactatttttcattttcattttcatcttctttgCAACAATAATGTGATGTAAATTTGTAGtagaataataaaatatagcCTACCCCAATGGCATGACACCCttcttttcttttggtttttggCCATTTGGTGCTACAATTCCCAACACTAAACAGTAATAGATTCAAaacggaagaagaagaagaagaaaattattgtTGGTCacaaccaacaaaaaaaaactaaattccacattgaattgaatttgaatCAACTCTTCTTGCCCTCTGCTCCGTCTTCTTCCAAGTAAGATTTCTTCCTCCTCTCCGCCCCGGCGAACCCGCAAATCACCAGAAAACACGTGGCGTAAATCCCATGAATTTTCCAGTTCGTCCTGGGTGGCTGGTGTAGAACCATCCTGTGGAACACCGACACATAGTAATGCAACCCCACTGCATACCCGACGAAGGTTTGGGCCAGGCCCAACATCCTCGAGCCCAGCCCACAATCGGTGGAGAACACCAGCACCAGGTACATCACCAGAAACAGGAGATACAATATGTATCCAAGGGTTTGCATCACCTGCAAGCAAATGTAGGTTGATTGCGACGTGGAGTAGAAAAATTTGAGTGGCTCCAGCCCGGTGACCACCGACGATAAGCAGAGGATGCCGAAATAGATTGCGAGATAGATTTGGATGAATATCAGGAGCTTTTGGAGTGAGAAATAAGCCTTGATCCGATTGAATAAAAGACTTACCAAGATTAATGGAATCAAAATGAATGCGAAGGAGGTTAGAGAAGCGATGGTGGAGGCATACTTGTTACCAACGATGGGTTTGAATCCCATTGTCATTTGTTTGTTGGCTTTATTAAGGTATGCCTTGGAAGTGGTCGAGATTCTCGCCAGGTCTGGGATCAAAGTTTTCTGAAATTTCGTGGGTAGATCTCTAAATTCCGAGACCAAATCGTCGTCTTCATCATCGTCGACCCAACTGGGTTTTGCTTTGGCCTCTACTTGTTTCTTGGGTTTTTCCTCATTCTGTGCTTGTTTCTTCTCTGATTTCTGCTCCTTGTTTGGTTTGTCGAGATGGGTTGTTTGGGATTGTTTTGAGGAATTGGGTGTCGTCATTTTGTTCTTGGGTGTGCTTAATTTGGGTAGATCGGATGATTTCTTAGCAGAGAACGAAGTGGTTTTGGTGGAATTGGAGGATTTCGATGTGGAATTGAGCTTCTTGAGCCCAACCTTCGAAAGGATGCCGCCGGATGTCAGTTTAGTGGAATTGGTAGCCTTACCAAGCATAGTCTTGTTCTTGGTCGACAAATTGTTCTTAATGAGCttggtttgattttttgagGATTGGGTGGGAGATTTAATGAGCTTGCTCTGAGTTTTGGTGGGTAAGGCATCACtggacttcttcttcttcggctCATCCTCTTCCACC
The nucleotide sequence above comes from Benincasa hispida cultivar B227 chromosome 3, ASM972705v1, whole genome shotgun sequence. Encoded proteins:
- the LOC120074049 gene encoding uncharacterized protein LOC120074049, with translation MARLGNFRPTKVFLLFLVFVLFAAAFLLCVSAESESPNGELFRRGRRILESVEEDEPKKKKSSDALPTKTQSKLIKSPTQSSKNQTKLIKNNLSTKNKTMLGKATNSTKLTSGGILSKVGLKKLNSTSKSSNSTKTTSFSAKKSSDLPKLSTPKNKMTTPNSSKQSQTTHLDKPNKEQKSEKKQAQNEEKPKKQVEAKAKPSWVDDDEDDDLVSEFRDLPTKFQKTLIPDLARISTTSKAYLNKANKQMTMGFKPIVGNKYASTIASLTSFAFILIPLILVSLLFNRIKAYFSLQKLLIFIQIYLAIYFGILCLSSVVTGLEPLKFFYSTSQSTYICLQVMQTLGYILYLLFLVMYLVLVFSTDCGLGSRMLGLAQTFVGYAVGLHYYVSVFHRMVLHQPPRTNWKIHGIYATCFLVICGFAGAERRKKSYLEEDGAEGKKS